The sequence ATAAGAATAAGGGGAGGATGACCGGGGTCCCTACGGGTTTTTTAGATCTGGATGAAATGACTTCGGGTTTTCAACCATCTGACCTCATCATAATTGCAGCCAGGCCTTCCATGGGCAAAACCAGCTTTGCCCTGAACATCGCCCAGTATGCGGCAATACGTGAAAAGGTCCCTGTGGCGATTTTCAGCCTTGAGATGTCCAAGGAACAGCTGGTACAGAGAATGCTGTGTGCCGAGGCCCATATCGACAGCCACAAATTGAGGACGGGGAATCTGGATGAAGACGACTGGCCCAAGCTTGCCAGGGCAATGGGGCCTTTGAGCGAAGCCCCCATCTTCATAGATGATACACCGGGGATAAATATAATGGAGATGAGGGCAAAGGCGAGGAGGTTAAAGGCAGAAAAAGGCCTCGGTCTCATTCTTATAGATTATCTGCAGCTTATGCAGGGGAGGGGAAACAGCGAGAACCGTCAGCAGGAAATATCCGAAATCTCCAGATCCCTTAAGGCCCTTGCAAGGGAACTTCGTGTCCCTGTGGTAGCCTTATCCCAGCTGAGCCGGGCTCCGGAGATGCGCCAGGACCACAGGCCTATTTTAAGCGATCTAAGGGAGTCGGGAAGCCAGGAACAGGACTCGGATCTGGTAGCCTTCCTTTATAGGGATGAGTATTATCATCCTGATACGGACAAAAAGAACATAGCCGAAGTGATTATAGCCAAACAGCGAAACGGCCCTACCGGGGTTATAGAACTGGTATGGCTCGATAAATACACCAAATTTGCCAATAAAGCCAAATATTATAATGAATCTTAGAGGAATGGGAACCGGGGGACCGTTGATAGGTTCCCTGATGTTTTTTTATCCCACATCAATCCCAATATTGGGTCTGGTGGAACCGCTGTTTTTATTTTCTACATGTTGTTCATCCCGGTTCAGGATGTTTTCCTGTGTATCATATCCCAAATCTTCCGGTTCAAAGCCAAATTATTGCTATCCTGATCTTTTTTCAATTCTGAGCCTCCCTTCTCATTCTCCTAGTTTTAGTATTCCTGTTGGGTTTTTGGTTTATACGAATTATTGAAAGGAAACAATAAAATAGTGTGGAATATTACATA is a genomic window of Koleobacter methoxysyntrophicus containing:
- the dnaB gene encoding replicative DNA helicase, with the protein product MGMDTLQRVPPQNIEAEQSVLGSMLLEKEAILSASEILKGEDFYKESHKKIFEVIIDLYDKNEPVDLITVSEELRKRNALEEIGGITYITALANSVPTAANVAYHAKIVKDKSIMRKLIHVSTKLVSMGYEEGRDVEEVLDEAERMIFEIAQRRSMEGFASIRDVVIETFDMIEQLYKNKGRMTGVPTGFLDLDEMTSGFQPSDLIIIAARPSMGKTSFALNIAQYAAIREKVPVAIFSLEMSKEQLVQRMLCAEAHIDSHKLRTGNLDEDDWPKLARAMGPLSEAPIFIDDTPGINIMEMRAKARRLKAEKGLGLILIDYLQLMQGRGNSENRQQEISEISRSLKALARELRVPVVALSQLSRAPEMRQDHRPILSDLRESGSQEQDSDLVAFLYRDEYYHPDTDKKNIAEVIIAKQRNGPTGVIELVWLDKYTKFANKAKYYNES